The segment ATCATCCACACCACAAAGGTATCTGGCTGTCTCTGGACGAAGTCAACGGCCTCAATTTCTGGGGTGAAGAAGCAAAAATCCAAAACGCCGGCGTTGAAGTCGTTGTCGCGGAAGGCAATCCCGCCCAGCTGCGTTTGACTAACAACTGGTTGGGAACAGATGGCAAACCTTTGCTCGTCGAACAAACCAATGTCAAAATCTACAACAGTCGCATGATCACGTACGATACGACGTTGAAAGCGGTCGTGGAAAAAGTTGAATTCGCCGACACCAAGGAAGGAATGTTTGGAATCCGTCTGCGAGACGGCATGCGTGAAAAAGAAGAAGGACAAGTCATCAACTCCCAGGGCGCCAAGACAACGGCCAACTGCTGGGGCAAAACAGCCGACTGGGTCGACTATTTTGGACCTGTTGAAGGAAAAACGGTCGGAGTCGCTCTGTTCGACCATCCGAATAACTTCCGCCCTTCTCGCTACCATGTTCGCAACTATGGCCTGTTTACCATCAATCCCTTTGGCGAGGGAATCTACACCGATGGTGCCAATGCAGCCGCACCGGTCACCTTGATGCAAGGTAATTCGATTCGACTTCGTTACGGATTGTACGTTCACAACGGCGACACGACCGAAGGCAACGTCTCACAGGCTTATCGTCAGTATCTCGGTCTGGCCGACTGAATTCTGACTGAACCTAGATAACTCAAAGCCTGTTGGAAATTTCCGACAGGCTTTATTTTCGCCCCATTCGAAAAACCATTTTCAGTCGCCAGGCGAGTTTGAGGTATAGAAAAGGTGATTCACGCAGGAAAAACACCCGGTTCCTCTGCAGATACGGGACAGAACTCAACTGCCGGCGCTGTCAGCGTTGCGACGGGCGGGGCAGACTCTATAATACGCGTCTTGCATTCTTCCCCTCCGGTCGCGTGATGCGGCCTGTTCGACGGGGTCTTCATATGCGCTGACCGGTTCCATTTTCGAGGACCGATTCCCTCCAATCCTTGTTTTCAGGGTTATCCGACGGTGTTACGAACCAGAACTTGTGGTGAATTACGAGTTGAACAGGCAGGCGAAACCGCCACTCTTTGTGGCTGGGTAGATAGTTGGCGCGACCATGGTGGCGTTGTCTTCATCGACCTGCGCGATCGCTACGGAAAGACTCAGGTCGTCTTTCACCCGGAAGTCGGCGATGACTTTCATGAAAAATCGCGGACCTTACGCAATGAAGATGTCATCAAAGTCATCGGCACTGTTACGGAACGAGGCAAGGATGCGATTAACCCGAAAATCGAAACGGGTAAAATCGAGATCAAAGTCAGCGAACTGGAAGTGCTCAACAAAAGCCTGACTCCTCCCTTCGAACCCGGCGCAATGGAACTACCGGGTGAAGAGTTGCGTTTGAAACATCGCTTCCTTGACCTCCGTCGTCAAAACCTCCAACAGGCAATGGTTCTGCGACACAAAATCTGTCAGATCACCCGGGACTATTTCAACAACCTCGATTTCCTCGAAATCGAAACCCCCATGCTGGGACGTAGTACGCCTGAAGGTGCTCGCGACTACTTGGTTCCGAGCCGCGTGCATCCAGGTTCTTTCTACGCCCTGCCCCAATCACCTCAGATTTACAAACAGATCCTGATGATTGCGGGCTACGACCGCTATTATCAAATCGCTCGCTGTTTTCGCGACGAAGACTTGCGTGCCGATCGCCAACCCGAGTTCACCCAGATCGACCTGGAAATGGCATTCGTTGACCAGGAAGACATTCTGACTTTGGTCGACGGCCTGATGTCGGCGATGATTAAAGGCA is part of the Polystyrenella longa genome and harbors:
- a CDS encoding DUF6807 domain-containing protein yields the protein MKWFVFCTLAFFGLAEMQNLAAADATVQLLKKDSTIQVNIGGQEFTVLQFSDEYMKPFFAPVHAPNGEIITRSLEGIEDHPHHKGIWLSLDEVNGLNFWGEEAKIQNAGVEVVVAEGNPAQLRLTNNWLGTDGKPLLVEQTNVKIYNSRMITYDTTLKAVVEKVEFADTKEGMFGIRLRDGMREKEEGQVINSQGAKTTANCWGKTADWVDYFGPVEGKTVGVALFDHPNNFRPSRYHVRNYGLFTINPFGEGIYTDGANAAAPVTLMQGNSIRLRYGLYVHNGDTTEGNVSQAYRQYLGLAD